One Littorina saxatilis isolate snail1 linkage group LG12, US_GU_Lsax_2.0, whole genome shotgun sequence genomic region harbors:
- the LOC138982469 gene encoding ELL-associated factor 1-like — translation MALPVDSEVHELRLGKSFEPNSRVAFHSFRYDFKPASVDTSQEAKLEVGEGNQVTVTVPHVQGAGTSHTVYKGNKKPTAKECVLIIDHETGSYTLEKMDQTALVKKTRTERESTKVHRPATPVEVKKTSPSKSKNSKSSPPLSLDSPSITPLPSDGDKEADIALIGDLSSDSSDSSDDDEMTEVPPRFQNGSQQAPAPSTSSAGSFLKDDLELSESGSDSDSD, via the exons ATGGCGTTACCTGTTGACAGCGAAGTACATGAACTCCGACTTGGGAAAAGTTTTGAACCGAATTCCAGAGTAGCTTTCCATTCGTTTCGAT ATGACTTCAAACCAGCATCAGTGGATACTTCCCAAGAAGCCAAGCTGGAGGTGGGGGAAGGGAATCAGGTGACGGTCACAGTGCCACACGTACAG GGAGCTGGCACTTCTCACACAGTTTATAAAGGCAACAAAAAACCGACTGCAAAGGAATGTGTTCTGATTATTGATCACGAAACTGGCTCATACACCCTGGAAAAAATGGACCAGACTGCATTAGTGAAAAAAACAAG GACAGAAAGGGAGAGTACAAAGGTCCACCGACCAGCCACACCAGTTGAGGTGAAAAAGACATCTCCATCCAAGAGCAAGAACAGCAAGAGCAGTCCTCCACTTTCACTAGATTCCCCATCAATAACACCCCTTCCCAGTGATGGTGACAAAG AAGCTGACATTGCCTTGATTGGTGACTTGAGTTCGGACAGTTCAGACTCTTCAGATGATGATGAGATGACAGAAGTCCCACCAC GTTTTCAAAATGGCTCACAACAAGCACCAGCACCGTCCACCTCTTCTGCTGGAAGCTTTCTCA AAGATGACTTGGAACTGAGCGAATCTGGCAGCGACAGCGACAGTGACTGA